One window of the Candidatus Binatia bacterium genome contains the following:
- a CDS encoding DUF4345 family protein translates to MTPQAMVTGILFMAMGVSALVRPEAVVAFFGARVETADYRNEIRAVYGGFGVCLGTLLLLADPVFGAWSSGIYLTAGVALFGMAAGRIVSFAVERTGFWPAFFCVVELVGAGVLYSAVH, encoded by the coding sequence ATGACACCGCAGGCAATGGTCACTGGCATCCTCTTCATGGCCATGGGCGTGAGCGCGCTCGTCCGCCCGGAAGCCGTCGTCGCCTTCTTCGGCGCAAGGGTCGAAACGGCGGACTACCGCAACGAGATCCGCGCAGTGTACGGCGGATTCGGAGTCTGTCTCGGAACGCTGCTTCTCCTCGCCGACCCCGTCTTCGGGGCATGGAGCTCCGGTATCTACCTGACCGCCGGGGTCGCGCTGTTCGGCATGGCGGCGGGGCGGATCGTGTCGTTCGCCGTCGAGCGCACGGGCTTCTGGCCCGCATTCTTCTGCGTCGTCGAACTCGTCGGAGCCGGGGTTCTTTACTCCGCGGTGCACTAG
- a CDS encoding cyclopropane-fatty-acyl-phospholipid synthase has product MTKTATYDSPATRSTVGQRLAERGWVPDAMIRAAIRRLLHTRLADEYGAGGDGLQRRQVEFHRSLAVGPIAVATERANAQHYEVPAAFYSEVLGDRRKYSSGYWPDGVADLTAAEEAMLALTCQRAGIEDGMDVFDLGCGWGALTLWIAEKYPNVTVVALSNSRSQRESIEATAAERGLRSVRVETADINSFDTELRFDRVVSVEMFEHMRNWDALLARVAMWLRPDGRALVHTFCHRELAYPYETERDDDWMGRFFFTGGIMPSVDTLPSFDHDLVTQDQWRVSGMHYADTARAWLDNLDHRRDRILPILEQCYGADQGSVWHGRWRLFFMACEELFRFRGGEEWFVSHTLLGHRTR; this is encoded by the coding sequence ATGACGAAGACAGCGACGTACGACAGCCCGGCGACCCGATCTACGGTCGGGCAACGCCTCGCGGAACGCGGCTGGGTTCCCGACGCGATGATTCGCGCGGCCATCCGCCGACTGCTCCATACGCGACTCGCGGACGAATACGGTGCGGGAGGCGACGGTCTCCAGCGTCGCCAGGTGGAGTTCCATCGTTCGCTGGCTGTCGGACCGATTGCCGTTGCGACCGAGCGCGCGAACGCCCAGCACTATGAGGTCCCCGCAGCCTTCTACAGCGAGGTCCTCGGAGACCGACGCAAGTACAGCTCCGGGTATTGGCCAGACGGGGTGGCAGACCTCACCGCGGCAGAGGAGGCGATGCTCGCCCTCACTTGCCAGCGTGCAGGGATCGAAGACGGCATGGACGTGTTCGACCTCGGCTGCGGCTGGGGCGCGCTTACCCTCTGGATTGCCGAGAAGTATCCTAATGTAACCGTTGTCGCGCTCTCGAACTCGCGCAGCCAGCGGGAATCAATCGAAGCCACCGCCGCGGAGCGGGGGCTTCGTTCCGTCCGCGTCGAAACGGCCGACATCAACTCATTCGACACCGAGCTGCGTTTCGACCGGGTCGTCTCAGTCGAAATGTTCGAGCACATGCGAAATTGGGACGCGCTACTGGCGCGCGTCGCCATGTGGCTTCGCCCCGACGGCCGCGCACTCGTGCACACCTTCTGCCACCGAGAGCTCGCGTATCCGTACGAGACCGAGCGAGACGACGATTGGATGGGACGCTTCTTCTTTACCGGCGGGATCATGCCCAGCGTGGACACGCTCCCTTCGTTCGACCACGACCTCGTGACGCAGGATCAGTGGCGCGTGAGCGGCATGCACTACGCCGATACCGCCCGCGCCTGGCTCGACAATCTCGACCACCGGCGAGACCGGATCCTGCCGATCCTCGAGCAGTGCTACGGCGCGGATCAGGGCTCCGTCTGGCACGGCCGGTGGCGACTCTTCTTCATGGCCTGCGAAGAGCTGTTTCGATTCCGCGGCGGTGAAGAGTGGTTCGTCTCGCACACCCTGCTAGGCCACCGCACCCGATGA
- a CDS encoding FAD-dependent oxidoreductase, with protein MKIAIIGTGISGLTVARGLAEHHDLHVFEADDRIGGHTHTTQVRTAEGTLPVDTGFIVFNERTYPNFCKLLDELDVPSRETNMSFSLSCRQSGLEWSGDTINSLFAQRRNLLRPSFLAMLRDVLRFNREGRRFLEDHRDLTLGEYLLSSGYSESFVHQFLLPLGAAIWSTPAEEMKRFPAHSFIRFFENHGFLDLVGRPKWRTIRGGSQEYVRPLTRSFADRIRTRCPVLRVVRLPGHVRLEFDGTPAEIFDEVVFAIHSDQALTLLADPSRSERQILGALPYQRNLAVLHTDERALPRNQRAWASWNYLVPPDRSRPVALTYWMNRLQGLQSNEQICVTLNPTFKIRPERIQREIHYQHPLFTRAGIAAQKQKAEISGVNRTHYCGAYWRHGFHEDGVVSAIAVLDDIEHASQISRFAS; from the coding sequence GTGAAGATCGCCATCATCGGGACGGGGATCTCGGGCCTCACCGTCGCCCGTGGCCTGGCGGAACATCACGATCTTCACGTTTTCGAGGCCGACGATCGGATCGGCGGACACACCCATACCACCCAAGTTCGGACAGCCGAGGGGACGCTTCCCGTCGACACGGGCTTCATAGTCTTCAACGAGCGCACCTACCCGAACTTCTGCAAGCTCCTCGACGAACTCGATGTCCCCTCGCGCGAGACGAACATGAGCTTCTCGCTGAGCTGTCGACAGAGCGGGCTCGAATGGTCTGGCGACACAATCAATTCGCTGTTCGCGCAGCGTCGCAACCTTTTGCGACCCTCCTTTCTCGCGATGCTACGCGACGTCCTGCGCTTCAACCGGGAGGGCCGACGGTTTCTCGAAGACCATCGCGATCTCACACTCGGAGAGTACCTCTTGTCGTCGGGGTACTCCGAGAGCTTCGTGCATCAGTTTCTCCTGCCGCTCGGTGCCGCCATCTGGTCGACGCCGGCAGAGGAGATGAAGCGTTTCCCGGCCCACTCCTTCATTCGCTTCTTCGAGAACCACGGCTTTCTCGACCTGGTCGGACGGCCAAAATGGCGAACGATCCGGGGCGGCTCCCAAGAGTACGTGCGGCCGCTCACCCGCAGCTTCGCCGACCGCATCCGGACCCGGTGTCCCGTGCTACGCGTCGTGCGATTGCCGGGACACGTTCGGCTCGAATTCGACGGCACCCCGGCGGAGATCTTCGACGAGGTCGTATTCGCGATCCACAGCGATCAAGCGCTCACCCTGCTGGCGGACCCAAGTCGTTCGGAGCGACAAATCCTCGGAGCCCTGCCCTACCAGCGAAACCTCGCCGTCCTGCACACCGACGAACGCGCCCTGCCGCGAAACCAACGTGCATGGGCGAGCTGGAATTACCTCGTGCCACCCGACCGCTCCCGACCAGTGGCCCTCACCTACTGGATGAACCGGCTCCAGGGCCTGCAGTCGAACGAACAGATCTGCGTCACCTTGAACCCGACGTTCAAAATCCGCCCGGAGCGGATCCAGCGCGAGATCCACTACCAACATCCGCTGTTCACGCGGGCCGGGATCGCTGCACAGAAGCAGAAGGCGGAGATCAGCGGGGTGAATCGTACGCATTACTGCGGAGCCTACTGGCGCCACGGATTTCACGAAGACGGGGTCGTGAGCGCGATCGCCGTACTCGACGACATCGAGCACGCCAGCCAGATCTCCCGCTTCGCGAGTTGA
- a CDS encoding DUF1365 domain-containing protein → MGATASCLYEGWIGHRRLEPVEHRFRYRIFLAYLDLEEIPELFALRWCWGVERRALASFHRADHYGDPAVPLDVEIRRLVREKTERELTGPIRILTHLRYFGYCFNPVSFYYCFDPSGREVECVVAEVHNTPWGERHCYVLDVDDGEHRGSSWLFRFAKSFHVSPFLGMDHEYEWFLGEPAQNITSHMKNRRDGAVVFDATMALDRREITTGTLARMLVRYPLMTCQVVGAIYLEALRLKLKRAPFFDHPTNAWSLWRKR, encoded by the coding sequence ATGGGCGCAACGGCGAGCTGTCTGTACGAGGGCTGGATTGGCCATCGGCGCCTCGAGCCGGTCGAGCATCGGTTTCGGTACCGGATCTTTCTCGCCTACCTCGATCTCGAGGAGATACCGGAGCTGTTCGCTCTTCGATGGTGTTGGGGGGTCGAACGTCGAGCGCTGGCTTCGTTTCATCGAGCCGATCACTACGGCGACCCCGCCGTGCCTCTGGACGTTGAGATCCGCCGCCTCGTCCGCGAGAAGACCGAACGCGAGTTGACGGGCCCCATCCGAATTCTCACCCACCTGCGCTACTTCGGGTACTGCTTCAATCCCGTTAGCTTCTACTACTGCTTCGATCCTTCCGGTCGTGAAGTCGAGTGCGTCGTCGCCGAGGTCCACAATACCCCGTGGGGAGAACGCCACTGCTACGTGCTGGACGTCGACGACGGCGAGCACCGCGGCTCGAGCTGGCTCTTTCGCTTCGCCAAAAGCTTCCATGTCTCCCCGTTCCTGGGAATGGACCACGAATACGAGTGGTTCCTCGGCGAGCCTGCCCAGAACATCACGAGCCATATGAAGAATCGCCGCGACGGCGCGGTCGTCTTCGACGCGACGATGGCACTCGATCGTCGAGAGATCACCACCGGGACGCTCGCGAGGATGCTCGTTCGATATCCGCTCATGACCTGCCAGGTGGTAGGAGCGATCTATCTTGAAGCGCTGAGGTTGAAGCTCAAAAGGGCACCCTTCTTCGATCACCCGACAAACGCATGGAGCCTTTGGAGGAAACGATGA
- a CDS encoding cyclopropane-fatty-acyl-phospholipid synthase, whose product MNPATPQRTETLSRHPSTVLGIPSKWARSLVLRQLRELQQGCLTIEDSQGTHEFRGAGLAPNASVRVYDDAFYRALGLHGSLGAAESYMRGEWHSPDLTALIRLMLVNRDAWKDIEPAGTGLRAPLNRFLHFLRRNTLVGARRNIVAHYDLGTEFFELFLDPTLSYSCGIFEQPEATLEEASVSKIDRACRKLGLRPDHQLLEIGTGWGALAVHAAREYGCRVVTTTLSHEQHERACRRVQEQGLADRVQVLCRDYRSLEGTFDRVVSIEMLEAVGAEYYDAFFEQVDSLLTPDGMALLQVITIQDQAFDRAKETVDFIKRYIFPGSCIPSVSALLQSATRASSMKLVHLEDLTPHYAETLRRWRSSFLDNLDDVRQLGFSEEFIRMWEFYLCYCEGGFEERYIGDVQLMMARPENRSIPILPPLS is encoded by the coding sequence ATGAACCCGGCCACCCCGCAGCGAACAGAGACGCTTTCCCGACATCCGTCGACCGTCCTGGGGATTCCATCGAAGTGGGCGAGAAGCCTCGTCCTCCGGCAACTCCGCGAGCTCCAGCAAGGGTGCCTGACGATCGAGGACAGCCAGGGGACCCACGAATTTCGTGGAGCGGGACTGGCGCCGAATGCAAGCGTGCGGGTCTACGACGACGCGTTCTACCGCGCCCTCGGGCTCCACGGTTCGCTCGGGGCAGCCGAGTCCTACATGCGCGGCGAGTGGCACAGCCCCGACTTGACCGCACTCATTCGACTGATGTTGGTGAACCGGGACGCCTGGAAAGACATCGAGCCGGCGGGCACCGGACTCCGAGCGCCGCTGAACCGGTTCCTTCATTTCTTGCGGCGCAACACCCTCGTGGGCGCTCGCAGAAATATTGTCGCGCACTACGATCTCGGAACCGAGTTCTTCGAGCTCTTCTTGGATCCGACACTCAGCTACTCGTGCGGTATCTTCGAGCAGCCCGAAGCAACACTCGAAGAGGCCAGCGTCTCTAAGATCGATCGGGCGTGTCGCAAGCTCGGCCTACGCCCCGACCATCAGCTCCTCGAGATCGGTACCGGATGGGGAGCGCTGGCAGTCCACGCCGCTCGCGAGTACGGCTGCCGCGTCGTGACCACCACCCTGTCCCACGAACAACATGAACGGGCCTGCCGCCGCGTGCAGGAGCAAGGGCTCGCAGATCGCGTGCAGGTCCTCTGCCGCGACTACCGCTCGCTCGAAGGTACCTTCGACCGTGTCGTGTCGATCGAGATGCTGGAGGCGGTGGGCGCCGAATACTACGACGCCTTCTTCGAGCAGGTCGACTCTCTCCTCACGCCCGATGGGATGGCCCTCCTCCAGGTGATTACCATTCAGGACCAAGCGTTCGATCGTGCGAAAGAAACCGTCGACTTCATCAAGCGGTACATCTTTCCGGGAAGTTGCATCCCCTCGGTCTCGGCGTTGCTGCAATCCGCGACGCGCGCCAGCTCGATGAAGCTCGTGCACCTCGAGGACCTGACACCGCATTACGCCGAAACATTGCGCCGCTGGCGTTCCAGCTTTCTCGACAACCTGGACGACGTGCGCCAGCTCGGTTTCTCCGAAGAGTTCATCCGAATGTGGGAGTTCTACCTCTGCTACTGCGAGGGCGGCTTCGAGGAACGCTACATAGGGGACGTTCAACTGATGATGGCGAGGCCAGAGAACCGTAGTATTCCGATTCTTCCTCCTCTGTCCTGA
- a CDS encoding amidohydrolase family protein, which yields MTYDLIIRRGLIVDGTGAEPFIGDVAINGDTIVAIGVVDGKGAREIDAEGHAVTPGFVDLHTHLDAQVGWDPALTPVVWHGVTTALLGNCGVTFAPCKPEDREVLAGMMESVEDIPSETILKGLPWNWESYGEYLDSLETLAPAINVAGMVGHCAIRTYVMGERGVDEEPTQDEIGQMAALAGKSVAEGAIGFSSSRLLAHRMPDGRSIPGTFAKTEEMVAIAKAVGENNGLVQNVLEYTRFESEMEILRQQALAAQSRTIFTAPHIPGPDGKASAYAHYVEGMRAEGLDVTALTLPRAGGFLSGLKTNITVMPPDEFIPGSMTPAWRALLKLDFPARLATIRDEASRATLVEQAKQSKGVAFFAPNFFWLGDGESPIYDKSQGESLPELAKAAGEHPAETWLRMMLESDGEALFHVRFFNHDYAAVEEFLQNEWVLPSLGDAGAHLTQIIDAGWPTFFLAHWHREKGTFTLAEAIRLLTSAQARILGFGDRGTLAVGMRADVNVIDIDRVVEGQPTLVTDFPGDVPRLIQKAQGYRATICNGNVIVSEGELTGERAGKVLRNNAVSAAP from the coding sequence ATGACTTACGATCTCATCATTCGCCGAGGCCTCATTGTAGACGGAACGGGCGCCGAGCCCTTCATTGGAGATGTCGCCATCAACGGTGACACGATCGTGGCGATCGGGGTCGTCGACGGTAAGGGGGCACGCGAGATTGATGCCGAGGGCCATGCGGTGACGCCGGGCTTCGTCGACCTTCACACGCATCTCGACGCGCAGGTGGGATGGGATCCGGCACTTACGCCTGTCGTCTGGCACGGTGTGACGACGGCGCTGCTCGGCAACTGCGGTGTGACGTTTGCGCCCTGCAAGCCGGAAGATCGAGAAGTGCTCGCAGGCATGATGGAATCGGTGGAGGACATCCCGAGCGAAACCATCCTCAAGGGATTGCCCTGGAATTGGGAAAGCTACGGCGAGTATCTCGACTCGCTCGAAACGCTCGCTCCGGCCATCAACGTAGCCGGCATGGTGGGCCATTGTGCGATCCGGACGTACGTCATGGGCGAACGTGGCGTCGACGAGGAACCGACACAAGACGAGATCGGGCAGATGGCGGCGTTGGCCGGAAAATCGGTCGCAGAGGGTGCGATTGGATTCTCGAGTAGCCGGCTGTTGGCCCACCGCATGCCCGACGGCCGAAGCATCCCCGGCACCTTCGCCAAGACCGAAGAGATGGTCGCCATCGCCAAGGCGGTCGGTGAGAACAACGGCCTGGTGCAGAACGTTCTCGAGTACACGCGATTCGAATCCGAAATGGAGATCCTCCGCCAACAAGCACTGGCGGCCCAGAGCCGGACCATCTTCACAGCGCCCCATATTCCCGGCCCAGATGGCAAGGCGAGTGCCTATGCGCATTATGTAGAGGGGATGCGAGCCGAAGGACTCGACGTCACGGCCCTGACTTTGCCGCGTGCGGGCGGATTCTTGTCCGGTCTCAAGACCAACATCACGGTCATGCCGCCCGACGAGTTCATTCCAGGGTCCATGACGCCGGCATGGCGCGCACTCCTCAAGCTCGACTTCCCAGCTCGACTCGCCACCATTCGAGACGAGGCGTCTCGCGCAACGCTGGTCGAGCAAGCCAAGCAGTCAAAGGGCGTCGCGTTCTTTGCGCCCAACTTCTTCTGGCTGGGCGATGGGGAATCGCCGATTTACGACAAGAGCCAGGGCGAGAGTCTTCCCGAGCTCGCCAAGGCCGCGGGGGAGCATCCGGCCGAAACCTGGCTGCGCATGATGCTTGAGAGTGATGGGGAGGCACTCTTTCACGTCCGCTTCTTCAATCATGACTACGCGGCGGTGGAAGAGTTCCTCCAGAACGAATGGGTATTGCCGAGCCTCGGCGATGCGGGCGCGCACCTCACCCAGATCATCGATGCCGGCTGGCCGACTTTTTTTCTTGCGCATTGGCATCGCGAGAAGGGCACCTTCACTCTGGCCGAGGCGATTCGCCTGCTGACGAGCGCACAGGCCCGCATCCTGGGCTTTGGCGATCGCGGCACGCTGGCGGTCGGAATGCGAGCCGATGTCAACGTAATCGACATTGATCGCGTTGTGGAGGGACAACCCACGTTGGTGACCGACTTCCCAGGTGACGTGCCACGATTGATTCAGAAGGCGCAGGGATACCGTGCGACGATCTGCAACGGGAATGTGATCGTGTCCGAGGGGGAGCTGACCGGCGAGCGAGCCGGCAAGGTCTTGCGGAACAATGCCGTATCAGCGGCTCCCTGA